A portion of the Actomonas aquatica genome contains these proteins:
- a CDS encoding rod shape-determining protein: MSTKTTNSSKAKVLTADQSLTQNAPLLVGFDWGTNMSRIYGAPLGSKTATVDESIPTVVGYAKDEVLAGVIPGDEKVLFGAMANKHKLHLNLVRPLEGGVIQDTKAARLFAQHIKSKLGEDASEVRAVIGMPASSDLEARENAREAVHGVFNKVLFVPEPFLAALGYREEDKLQDIDYQDPVLNSLYVDIGAGSADVCLVQGHYPTTEDQLTTKVAGDTVDRIILDKILAAYPDCGLTLPRVRTIKEKHSWVLSEDAATPAIATIMVGGKPRKIDVTTQVGEGCQALLEEVFNMTKELIARADPDSVEELLQNVIVTGGGSLIKGFGVALQTKLLEEGFENPRVHVLGDNYKDFVAKGALKTASRAREDQWQSLLD; encoded by the coding sequence ATGAGCACCAAAACCACCAACTCCTCCAAGGCCAAGGTCCTTACCGCCGACCAGTCCCTCACCCAGAACGCCCCCCTCCTCGTCGGCTTCGACTGGGGCACCAACATGTCCCGCATCTACGGCGCGCCGCTCGGTTCCAAGACCGCGACGGTCGATGAGAGCATCCCGACCGTGGTCGGCTACGCCAAGGACGAAGTCCTCGCCGGCGTGATCCCCGGTGACGAGAAAGTCCTCTTTGGCGCCATGGCCAACAAGCACAAGTTGCACCTCAACCTGGTCCGTCCGCTCGAAGGTGGCGTGATTCAGGACACCAAGGCCGCCCGCCTTTTTGCCCAGCACATCAAGTCCAAGCTCGGCGAGGATGCGTCCGAAGTGCGCGCCGTCATCGGCATGCCGGCCAGCTCCGATCTCGAGGCGCGCGAAAACGCCCGCGAGGCCGTGCACGGGGTGTTCAATAAGGTGCTCTTCGTGCCGGAGCCTTTCCTCGCCGCCCTCGGTTACCGCGAGGAAGACAAGCTGCAGGACATCGATTATCAGGATCCCGTCCTCAACTCCCTTTACGTCGATATCGGTGCCGGTTCGGCCGACGTCTGCCTCGTGCAGGGCCACTATCCGACCACCGAGGATCAGCTCACCACCAAGGTGGCGGGCGACACGGTCGACCGCATCATCCTCGACAAGATTCTCGCCGCTTACCCGGATTGTGGTCTCACCCTGCCGCGCGTGCGCACCATCAAGGAAAAGCACTCCTGGGTGCTCAGCGAAGACGCCGCCACGCCGGCCATCGCGACCATCATGGTGGGCGGCAAGCCCCGTAAGATCGACGTCACCACGCAGGTCGGCGAAGGTTGCCAGGCGTTGCTCGAAGAGGTCTTCAACATGACCAAGGAGCTCATCGCCCGTGCCGATCCCGACAGCGTCGAGGAGCTGCTGCAGAACGTCATCGTCACCGGTGGTGGCAGCCTCATCAAGGGCTTCGGCGTCGCGCTGCAGACCAAGCTGCTCGAGGAAGGTTTTGAAAACCCGCGCGTGCATGTGCTCGGCGACAACTACAAGGACTTCGTGGCCAAGGGCGCGCTCAAGACGGCGTCCCGTGCTCGCGAAGACCAGTGGCAGTCGCTGCTCGACTGA
- a CDS encoding sensor histidine kinase, which translates to MAALGAALGLRALTAWSQPAEYTLAGTPTGVVESGAPNFEIFGPESVGMTKPAVDLHVLPDGRLLVMAQDELAIGDGVRWMQLERAADQPHINLENVAVATDGTIYAGRSNAFARLEFGSDATWRLEPVETIVEHERYGDPQLTHVREAEGKWFWWWGAGPIFAWQPGATPRVIGVANAPRAAFSLNGVVHLSDSSNGALYRYDGEQLHPVHLAGDDYADATITSAAPLGPDRTLVGTTGRGLRVWDGQAFTPFATRGLLARAYSINALCALGQDLYAAASHNLGIIFFRADGTIVQVLDRSNDHRLARVTKLVRGTDGALWALLNDGIARIDFPSRISHFEAFVDTGLAYAMPFRFDGRLWLLSDGRIQRGIYDEDNRIRRFEVDSPPGYANQLFAIGDQLLAASRDGLFRRTLADRWAKLSDVSSPLIQANPTAPGRWLYVAHDEVGWVLQDAAGALSVERFPSPGFGHAYGAISDDAGAFWVELGTGKVARVTPTLPRPTIEMHGPGGALGNRWPNLFLLDDQVRVNVPWQIFARDPLSGQLRLDEALLNRIPQMRDVLGRPTLDSTGRLWLTHEGRLQVLESQDGQWASLDEPLPAGLLPLHIYGQRDGVVWLHEPQKLARYDPAIPIPQRQPLHALIARVQLGGTTTLYPPFDDTSPLRAGADSLVVQVMATGGQPRHAVGFEYRIDGLDHQWRQADATGMLPLGGIPPGDYQLIVRPVGADGIGERAALTFMVPQPWYTRLWAMIGFALLGIGAIWFAGWVSTTVTRQRNAELDRLVTLRTEALKRSNLRLEQQITATEQKSHELEASQHEIRQLNADLEQRVHQRTEELREANRDLEAFAYSVAHDLRSPIGNIGNFAKLLRSLYPPEPGSERDKMTAFIVNESQRLIELVQSFLDFATVQKAAIHWQHVDLLPIIVAIRDRLMHDAPDRQVCWELPTTVPTVAGDPTLLQQVFTNLLNNALKFTGERDQAIIRITAPLQPDRSFATFVISDNGAGFDPAQVHLFEPFQRAHDNRRFKGTGIGLTNVHRIVTRHGGTITATGAPEQGATFTLRLPTRRPADDTLPPF; encoded by the coding sequence TTGGCCGCCCTTGGTGCCGCATTGGGCCTGCGCGCGCTGACGGCGTGGTCCCAGCCGGCCGAATACACCTTGGCCGGAACGCCCACGGGAGTCGTTGAATCCGGCGCGCCCAATTTCGAAATCTTCGGCCCCGAGAGTGTGGGCATGACCAAACCCGCCGTCGACCTGCACGTCCTGCCCGACGGTCGCCTGCTCGTCATGGCCCAGGACGAACTCGCCATCGGCGATGGGGTCCGCTGGATGCAGCTCGAACGCGCCGCCGACCAACCGCACATCAATTTGGAAAACGTCGCCGTCGCCACCGATGGCACCATCTACGCCGGCCGCTCCAACGCCTTCGCCCGCCTCGAATTTGGGTCCGACGCCACGTGGCGCCTCGAACCCGTCGAGACCATCGTCGAGCACGAGCGCTACGGCGATCCGCAGCTCACGCACGTGCGCGAGGCCGAGGGCAAATGGTTCTGGTGGTGGGGCGCCGGTCCGATCTTCGCCTGGCAACCCGGCGCCACCCCGCGCGTCATCGGCGTCGCCAATGCCCCCCGCGCCGCCTTCTCCCTCAACGGAGTCGTCCACCTCAGCGACAGCTCCAACGGCGCGCTCTACCGCTACGACGGTGAGCAACTTCATCCCGTGCATCTCGCCGGCGACGACTACGCCGATGCCACCATCACCTCTGCCGCTCCGCTGGGCCCTGACCGCACCTTGGTCGGCACCACCGGGCGCGGCCTGCGCGTCTGGGACGGCCAGGCCTTCACTCCGTTTGCCACCCGCGGCCTGCTCGCCCGCGCCTACTCCATCAACGCCCTCTGCGCCCTCGGCCAGGACCTCTACGCCGCCGCTTCCCACAACCTCGGCATCATCTTTTTCCGCGCCGACGGCACCATCGTGCAAGTGCTCGATCGCAGCAACGACCACCGCCTCGCGCGCGTCACCAAGCTCGTGCGAGGCACCGACGGCGCGCTCTGGGCGCTGCTCAACGACGGTATCGCTCGCATCGATTTCCCCTCCCGCATCTCGCACTTCGAAGCCTTCGTCGACACCGGCCTCGCCTACGCCATGCCGTTCCGATTCGACGGTCGGCTCTGGCTGCTCTCCGACGGGCGCATCCAGCGCGGCATCTACGATGAAGACAATCGCATCCGGCGCTTCGAGGTGGACTCCCCGCCCGGCTACGCCAACCAACTCTTCGCGATCGGCGACCAATTGCTGGCCGCCTCCCGCGACGGCCTTTTCCGCCGCACCCTGGCCGACCGCTGGGCCAAACTCAGCGACGTCTCCAGTCCGCTGATACAGGCAAACCCCACCGCTCCCGGCCGCTGGCTCTACGTCGCCCACGATGAAGTCGGCTGGGTGCTCCAGGATGCGGCCGGCGCACTCTCCGTGGAACGATTCCCCAGCCCCGGCTTCGGCCACGCCTACGGCGCCATCAGCGACGACGCCGGCGCCTTCTGGGTGGAACTCGGCACCGGCAAGGTTGCCCGGGTGACGCCGACCCTGCCGCGCCCAACCATCGAGATGCACGGCCCGGGTGGTGCCCTTGGCAACCGTTGGCCCAACCTCTTTCTGCTCGACGATCAGGTGCGCGTAAACGTGCCGTGGCAGATCTTCGCCCGCGACCCGCTCAGCGGACAGCTGCGGCTCGACGAAGCTCTCCTCAACCGCATCCCCCAGATGCGTGACGTGCTCGGTCGCCCCACCCTCGATTCAACCGGTCGCCTCTGGCTCACCCATGAGGGACGCCTGCAGGTGCTCGAGTCGCAGGACGGCCAATGGGCCAGCTTGGATGAACCGCTGCCGGCCGGTCTGCTCCCGCTCCACATCTATGGCCAGCGCGACGGCGTGGTGTGGCTGCACGAACCACAAAAGCTTGCGCGTTACGATCCCGCCATCCCCATCCCGCAACGCCAGCCGCTCCACGCCCTCATCGCCCGCGTGCAACTCGGCGGCACCACCACGCTGTATCCACCGTTCGATGACACGAGCCCGCTTCGCGCTGGCGCCGACAGCCTCGTCGTTCAAGTCATGGCCACCGGCGGCCAGCCGCGCCACGCCGTGGGGTTCGAATACCGCATCGATGGGCTCGACCACCAGTGGCGCCAAGCCGATGCCACCGGCATGCTGCCGCTCGGCGGCATCCCGCCCGGTGATTACCAACTCATCGTGCGGCCGGTCGGCGCGGACGGCATCGGCGAGCGGGCCGCACTCACTTTCATGGTGCCGCAGCCGTGGTATACCCGACTCTGGGCCATGATCGGTTTCGCCCTGTTGGGCATCGGGGCCATCTGGTTCGCCGGTTGGGTTTCGACCACCGTCACCCGCCAACGCAACGCCGAGCTCGACCGTCTCGTCACCCTGCGCACCGAGGCCCTCAAGCGCAGCAACCTGCGTCTCGAACAACAGATCACCGCCACGGAGCAAAAGTCCCACGAACTCGAGGCCTCTCAGCACGAGATCAGACAACTCAACGCCGATCTCGAACAACGCGTCCACCAACGCACCGAGGAGCTGCGTGAAGCCAACCGCGACCTCGAAGCCTTCGCCTACTCCGTCGCCCACGACCTGCGTTCGCCCATCGGCAACATCGGCAACTTCGCCAAGCTCCTGCGTTCCCTCTACCCGCCCGAGCCGGGATCCGAACGCGACAAGATGACCGCCTTCATCGTCAACGAAAGCCAGCGCCTCATCGAGCTCGTGCAGAGTTTCCTCGATTTCGCCACCGTGCAGAAGGCCGCGATCCACTGGCAACACGTCGACCTGCTGCCCATCATCGTCGCCATCCGTGACCGCCTCATGCACGACGCCCCCGACCGCCAGGTGTGTTGGGAGCTGCCCACCACCGTCCCCACCGTCGCGGGCGACCCCACCCTGCTCCAACAGGTGTTCACCAACCTGCTGAACAACGCGCTCAAATTCACCGGCGAGCGCGATCAGGCCATCATCCGCATCACCGCCCCCCTCCAGCCCGACCGATCCTTCGCGACCTTTGTGATCAGCGACAACGGCGCCGGTTTTGATCCTGCGCAGGTCCACCTCTTCGAGCCCTTCCAGCGCGCGCACGACAACCGCCGCTTCAAAGGCACCGGGATCGGCCTCACCAACGTGCACCGCATCGTCACCCGCCATGGCGGCACCATCACCGCCACCGGCGCTCCCGAACAGGGGGCCACTTTCACGCTGCGTCTGCCCACCCGCCGCCCCGCCGACGACACCCTGCCGCCTTTTTGA
- a CDS encoding PQQ-dependent sugar dehydrogenase → MNRLVASLLTFSVTSLLAGSAALAELKPSPNNGDITLPPGFHAVVVADGVDGVRGMAVAPNGDIYGRLRGGGIEALRDTDGDGVADMRERIDTGNGGSGIAVHGGYLYYSSNDAVYRMARAEGELVPSGQPELVVSGLPDKRQHAAKMFTFDEDGMLYVEVGSPSNALGDPDRARGARGLSEARVQAFLSEHGGIWKFDPSQAPQTQADGVHWSTGHRHVLSLVWHPVADQLFMAQNGRDVLDVVRPDIFNAAYNAEHVAEEFHAVPQGANFGWPYTYYSPIEHKRLMSPEYGGDGQKGPAAGTYPDPVIAFPAHWAPMQMAYYGAEQFPAKYRGGIFLAFHGSWNRPVQKGYNVCFIPFDDDGKPTGEWSIFADDFMGKDEIRSPRDAKYRPMGLAVGPDGSLYIGSDQGDRVWRVFYTGE, encoded by the coding sequence ATGAATCGTCTTGTTGCCTCCCTTCTTACGTTTTCGGTGACGTCCCTGCTCGCGGGTTCCGCGGCATTGGCGGAGCTCAAACCCAGTCCGAACAATGGCGACATCACGTTGCCGCCGGGATTCCACGCGGTGGTGGTGGCCGATGGCGTGGATGGCGTGCGGGGCATGGCGGTGGCGCCCAACGGCGACATCTACGGGCGACTGCGCGGCGGCGGCATTGAGGCGCTGCGTGACACCGATGGTGATGGCGTGGCGGATATGCGGGAGCGCATCGACACGGGCAATGGTGGCAGCGGCATCGCGGTGCACGGCGGGTATTTGTATTACTCTTCCAATGACGCGGTTTATCGCATGGCCCGGGCGGAGGGCGAGTTGGTGCCGAGTGGTCAACCCGAGCTCGTGGTGAGCGGCTTGCCGGACAAGCGCCAACATGCGGCGAAGATGTTCACCTTTGATGAGGACGGCATGCTCTACGTGGAGGTGGGTTCGCCGTCGAACGCCTTGGGCGATCCGGACCGGGCGCGTGGGGCGCGAGGGCTGAGTGAGGCGCGCGTGCAGGCCTTCCTGAGCGAGCACGGCGGCATCTGGAAATTTGATCCGAGCCAGGCACCGCAGACGCAGGCCGATGGCGTGCATTGGTCGACCGGTCATCGTCATGTGCTGTCGTTGGTGTGGCATCCGGTGGCCGACCAATTGTTCATGGCGCAGAACGGCCGCGATGTGCTCGATGTGGTGCGTCCCGATATTTTCAACGCAGCCTACAACGCGGAGCACGTGGCCGAGGAATTTCACGCGGTGCCGCAGGGCGCGAACTTTGGCTGGCCCTACACCTACTACAGCCCGATTGAGCACAAGCGGCTGATGTCGCCGGAGTATGGTGGCGACGGCCAAAAGGGACCGGCGGCGGGCACCTATCCGGACCCGGTCATCGCGTTCCCGGCGCACTGGGCGCCGATGCAGATGGCGTATTACGGCGCGGAGCAGTTCCCGGCTAAATACCGTGGTGGCATTTTCCTCGCGTTCCACGGATCCTGGAATCGTCCGGTGCAGAAGGGCTACAACGTGTGCTTCATCCCGTTTGACGACGACGGCAAGCCGACCGGCGAGTGGTCGATCTTTGCCGATGATTTTATGGGCAAGGACGAGATTCGCAGTCCGCGTGACGCCAAGTATCGCCCCATGGGGTTGGCGGTGGGACCGGACGGATCGCTCTACATCGGCTCCGACCAGGGTGATCGCGTCTGGCGCGTTTTCTACACCGGCGAATGA
- a CDS encoding c-type cytochrome: protein MSTGRGWSYAVMALGLGIMGVGWLLQPRSSTDEAESPAVVAAPEPAEPIAPPPDGEALYAANCASCHMADGGGVPNFQPGILDGPIVAAGVERVAEVIRAGSAVLRDRDNPMGWEMPPFGFFTDAEVQALATYVHEAFGPKAEE, encoded by the coding sequence ATGAGCACAGGGCGCGGATGGAGCTACGCCGTGATGGCGCTGGGCCTCGGCATCATGGGCGTAGGCTGGTTGTTGCAACCCCGGTCCAGCACTGACGAGGCCGAGTCGCCTGCGGTCGTGGCAGCGCCCGAACCCGCGGAACCCATCGCGCCGCCGCCGGATGGCGAGGCCCTTTATGCAGCCAACTGCGCCAGCTGTCACATGGCGGATGGCGGCGGCGTGCCGAATTTTCAGCCGGGGATTCTCGATGGTCCGATCGTGGCGGCGGGCGTAGAGCGGGTGGCGGAGGTGATCCGCGCTGGCTCGGCGGTGCTGCGCGATCGGGATAATCCGATGGGCTGGGAAATGCCGCCTTTTGGGTTTTTCACCGATGCCGAAGTGCAGGCGCTGGCGACGTATGTGCACGAAGCCTTTGGGCCGAAGGCGGAGGAGTAG
- a CDS encoding tetratricopeptide repeat protein, producing MSVGLLAVVGWWARGAMHRSALRAVVPSVPVEIEAGSPLEEALAAASGEVEAGDVAGLSALGRVYQVNGYGDEARDVWAGLAELDAAQTGAGERRDWLTAHVAEAGGAEDPWLAEDLAEAFDAMRLVSVAEAVSGGGDDKLAMQVLERAHMLVPDNGTIVWQQARLWERLRDQVKAKAAYERAVALDPTLAEAWVRLATLQRAVGESSEAWRSVQAGLAASPDAVPLLLARGRAYQERGRVEDALADFARVAELWPDRAVGVLEAAQVLLAVDRADEGTAMLERSLEIEPENPAALVLLTLQAILAGKRLDADAWFDRVWAQPTVAPADRARLAAAYEEVFAQPAPRPDGGR from the coding sequence GTGAGCGTGGGGTTGTTGGCGGTCGTGGGGTGGTGGGCGCGCGGGGCGATGCACCGCAGTGCGCTGCGGGCGGTAGTGCCGTCGGTGCCGGTTGAAATCGAGGCAGGCTCTCCGCTCGAGGAAGCGTTGGCGGCAGCGAGCGGCGAGGTGGAGGCGGGGGACGTCGCCGGGCTAAGCGCGCTGGGGCGCGTGTATCAAGTAAATGGATATGGCGACGAGGCCCGCGATGTTTGGGCGGGATTGGCGGAGCTCGATGCAGCGCAAACGGGGGCCGGGGAACGCCGGGATTGGCTCACGGCACACGTAGCCGAGGCGGGCGGCGCGGAGGATCCGTGGTTGGCGGAAGATTTGGCGGAGGCCTTCGACGCGATGCGGCTGGTGTCGGTGGCCGAAGCGGTGAGTGGGGGCGGGGACGATAAGCTGGCGATGCAGGTTTTGGAGCGGGCGCACATGTTGGTGCCCGATAATGGCACGATCGTCTGGCAGCAGGCGCGGTTGTGGGAGCGCTTGCGCGATCAGGTGAAAGCCAAGGCGGCGTATGAGCGGGCGGTCGCGTTGGACCCCACGTTGGCCGAGGCTTGGGTGCGCTTGGCGACGCTGCAGCGGGCGGTGGGCGAGAGCTCGGAGGCTTGGCGATCTGTGCAGGCGGGTTTGGCGGCGAGTCCGGATGCGGTGCCGCTGTTGCTGGCGCGGGGGCGCGCGTATCAGGAGCGAGGCCGCGTGGAGGACGCGTTGGCGGATTTTGCGCGGGTGGCCGAGTTGTGGCCGGATCGCGCGGTGGGCGTCTTGGAGGCGGCGCAGGTGCTGCTCGCGGTTGATCGCGCGGACGAAGGCACGGCGATGTTGGAGCGCTCGTTGGAGATCGAGCCGGAGAATCCGGCCGCGCTCGTGCTGCTCACTTTGCAAGCGATCCTGGCCGGCAAGCGGCTGGATGCGGATGCGTGGTTTGACCGCGTGTGGGCGCAGCCGACGGTGGCTCCGGCGGACCGGGCCCGGCTCGCCGCGGCTTACGAGGAAGTCTTTGCCCAACCGGCACCGCGACCGGACGGCGGGCGCTGA
- a CDS encoding AMP nucleosidase, with product MPKPVTSAAASAPRSSSPVNSPTAKGLKTRKQIVKNWLPRYTGVPLEEFGDHILLTNFHRYVKLFARWHRVPIRGKDKAMTSATAGRITIINFGMGSATAATVMDLLTAISPKAVLFLGKCGGLKHRAEIGDLILPIAAIRGEGTSDDYFPPEVPALPSFALQKAISTTIRDFARDYWTGTVYTMNRRVWEHDAKFKSYLKKIRAIAIDMETATIFMTGFFNEITTGVLLLVSDQPMIPEGVKTAESDAEVDDAYVTDHLKIGIASLNQLINQGLTLKHLKF from the coding sequence ATGCCCAAGCCCGTTACGTCTGCCGCTGCCTCCGCTCCCCGCTCCTCTTCGCCCGTGAATTCACCCACCGCGAAAGGCCTCAAAACCCGCAAGCAGATCGTCAAAAACTGGCTGCCCCGCTACACCGGCGTGCCGCTCGAAGAGTTTGGCGACCACATCCTGCTCACCAATTTCCATCGCTACGTGAAACTCTTTGCCCGCTGGCACCGCGTGCCCATTCGCGGCAAGGACAAGGCCATGACGTCTGCGACTGCCGGCCGCATCACCATCATCAACTTCGGCATGGGCAGCGCCACCGCCGCTACCGTGATGGACCTGCTCACCGCCATCTCGCCCAAAGCCGTGCTTTTCCTCGGCAAATGCGGCGGACTCAAACACCGCGCCGAGATCGGCGACCTCATCCTGCCCATCGCCGCCATCCGCGGCGAAGGCACGAGCGACGACTACTTCCCGCCCGAGGTGCCCGCCCTGCCCTCCTTCGCCCTGCAGAAGGCGATCTCGACCACCATCCGCGACTTTGCCCGCGATTATTGGACCGGCACGGTCTACACCATGAATCGCCGCGTCTGGGAACATGACGCCAAGTTCAAGAGCTACCTGAAGAAGATCCGCGCCATCGCCATCGACATGGAGACGGCCACCATCTTCATGACCGGCTTTTTCAACGAGATCACCACCGGGGTGCTTCTCCTCGTCAGCGACCAACCGATGATTCCCGAAGGCGTAAAAACCGCCGAGAGCGATGCGGAGGTCGACGACGCCTACGTCACCGATCACCTCAAGATCGGCATCGCCTCGCTCAACCAGCTCATCAACCAGGGCCTCACCCTCAAGCACCTGAAATTCTGA
- a CDS encoding polysaccharide biosynthesis/export family protein: MLSRPRGLRLVTTLLLALGALTFVGCETTGGATSSGPGNPRLPEPASAAVLRAGDSLGISLQGIPDPSMHNVQIDEQGLISLPYIGGVSAAGLTAADLSVRIRADYINRDFYRAIDVSVTVTERFVYVGGEVQRPGRIVWTPDLTMTKAIQAAGGFTLYAKETAVNVVRDQSSYSLDARLARRSPAEDPRLFPGDSIQVDRSAF, encoded by the coding sequence ATGCTTTCCCGGCCGCGCGGTCTTCGTCTTGTCACCACCCTCTTGCTTGCGCTCGGCGCGTTGACCTTTGTTGGCTGCGAAACGACTGGCGGAGCCACCAGCTCCGGCCCCGGCAATCCTCGCCTCCCCGAGCCCGCCAGCGCCGCTGTCCTCCGTGCCGGTGATAGCCTCGGCATCTCCCTGCAAGGCATTCCCGATCCCAGCATGCACAACGTGCAGATCGACGAGCAGGGTCTCATCTCCCTGCCCTACATCGGCGGGGTCTCCGCCGCCGGCCTCACCGCCGCCGATCTTTCCGTGCGCATCCGTGCCGACTACATCAATCGCGACTTCTACCGCGCCATCGATGTGTCCGTCACCGTCACCGAACGTTTCGTCTACGTCGGCGGCGAAGTGCAACGCCCCGGCCGTATCGTTTGGACGCCCGACCTCACCATGACCAAGGCCATCCAAGCCGCCGGCGGTTTCACTCTCTACGCCAAGGAGACCGCGGTAAACGTCGTGCGCGACCAATCGTCCTACTCGCTCGACGCTCGCCTCGCCCGCCGCAGCCCCGCGGAAGACCCGCGCCTCTTTCCCGGCGATTCCATTCAGGTGGATCGCTCGGCCTTCTGA
- a CDS encoding CBS domain-containing protein, whose translation MEVLDTVRAVLAQKGTAIWSVTPDATVYDAIALMAAKNIGAVLVMDHDRLVGMLSERDYTRKVILVGKQSKETSVEEIMSTNLTTVAPFDTVDRCMHLMTEHRVRHLPVIEVDRVVGVVSIGNLVNWIISAQGAALHNMERMLGAEYPG comes from the coding sequence ATGGAAGTCCTCGATACTGTCCGTGCCGTCCTCGCCCAGAAAGGAACCGCAATCTGGAGCGTTACCCCGGACGCCACGGTCTATGATGCGATCGCGCTGATGGCTGCAAAGAACATCGGCGCTGTATTGGTAATGGATCACGACCGCCTCGTCGGCATGCTCTCCGAACGTGACTACACCCGCAAAGTCATCCTCGTGGGCAAACAGTCCAAGGAGACCAGCGTTGAAGAGATCATGAGCACCAACCTCACCACCGTCGCCCCGTTCGACACGGTGGATCGTTGCATGCACCTGATGACGGAGCACCGCGTGCGCCACCTCCCGGTCATCGAAGTCGACCGCGTCGTCGGCGTCGTTTCGATCGGCAACCTCGTCAACTGGATCATCTCTGCCCAAGGCGCCGCCCTCCACAACATGGAGCGCATGCTCGGCGCAGAATACCCCGGCTGA
- a CDS encoding quinone-dependent dihydroorotate dehydrogenase codes for MDFLYEKVLRPMLFQLDSERAHEVGANAMTVLGWMKPVCRLMEAWNRLPADRYRPVEAFGLKFPNAIGLAAGFDKNATAWPAAAAMGFGHVEIGTVTALAQPGNPQPRMFRYPKEEAVINRMGFNNEGADRVARRLAKQPGVGQRRIPLGVNLGKSKAAPLDKAVDDYLRSFSKLADYADYLVLNVSSPNTPDLRKLQDESRLRELLGEVSAANRAREAARRPLLLKIAPDLSWGQIDRVLAVIEEFGFDGIIATNTTLARPGFFASVEETGGLSGAPLNVRSTQIINYISRATHGKLPIIGVGGITDGATAGEKLDAGATLVQVYSGMIYRGPFFAAALAKGLAERQRR; via the coding sequence ATGGATTTTCTCTATGAGAAGGTGTTACGCCCGATGTTGTTCCAGCTCGATTCCGAGCGGGCACATGAGGTGGGGGCCAATGCGATGACGGTGCTGGGCTGGATGAAGCCGGTGTGCCGTCTGATGGAAGCCTGGAACCGGCTGCCAGCGGACCGCTACCGACCGGTGGAGGCATTTGGTTTAAAGTTCCCCAATGCGATCGGGCTGGCGGCGGGCTTTGACAAGAACGCCACGGCGTGGCCGGCGGCAGCGGCGATGGGCTTTGGGCACGTGGAGATCGGCACGGTGACGGCGTTGGCGCAGCCGGGAAACCCGCAGCCGCGCATGTTCCGCTATCCGAAGGAAGAGGCGGTGATCAACCGAATGGGTTTTAACAACGAAGGTGCGGATCGCGTCGCTCGGCGCTTGGCCAAACAGCCGGGGGTGGGGCAGCGGCGCATCCCGCTAGGCGTGAACTTGGGCAAATCAAAGGCGGCTCCGCTCGACAAGGCGGTCGACGATTACCTGCGCAGTTTCAGCAAACTGGCCGACTACGCGGATTATTTGGTGCTCAACGTCTCCAGTCCCAACACGCCGGACCTGCGCAAGCTGCAGGACGAGTCGCGGCTGCGGGAGTTGCTGGGGGAGGTGAGCGCGGCCAACCGGGCGCGGGAGGCGGCGCGGCGTCCGCTGTTGCTGAAGATCGCGCCGGATCTCAGCTGGGGCCAAATCGACCGGGTGTTGGCGGTGATCGAGGAATTTGGTTTCGACGGTATCATCGCCACCAATACGACGCTGGCCCGGCCGGGGTTTTTCGCCTCGGTCGAGGAGACCGGCGGTTTGAGTGGGGCGCCGCTGAATGTGCGTTCCACCCAGATCATCAACTACATCTCCCGGGCAACCCACGGGAAGCTGCCGATCATCGGCGTGGGTGGCATCACCGACGGAGCCACCGCGGGCGAGAAGCTCGATGCCGGGGCGACGCTGGTGCAGGTCTACAGCGGCATGATCTACCGCGGCCCGTTTTTCGCGGCGGCGCTGGCGAAGGGTTTGGCGGAGCGGCAGAGGCGGTAG